A single window of Carassius auratus strain Wakin chromosome 9, ASM336829v1, whole genome shotgun sequence DNA harbors:
- the LOC113109206 gene encoding uncharacterized protein LOC113109206, with protein MESSAKGPTDGRFATRTPLIALSTFPLNCFGPYLVKIGRRNEKRWGLIFKCLTTKAVHIELLNSMDVDAFLLALRRFIARRGKPHEIRSDCGTNFRGADRELREAFSIMEPELKVQLSDYQISFMFNPPSAPHFGGIWEREVRSIKNALQVALGTQAVTEDVLSTVLVEVEGILNSKPLGYASSDVADMDPITPNILLMGRRDASLPQVAYAPGDMGRRRWRHCQNMVDQFWIHFTRNYLPTLQTRQKWHKASKNLEVDSVVLIVDPQLPRAQWPIGRVRKTLPSSDGCVRTAEIVVNGKVYTRPVARLIELPALEGNTKDI; from the coding sequence ATGGAGAGCTCAGCCAAAGGTCCCACAGATGGCAGATTTGCCACCAGAACGCCTCTGATTGCTCTGTCCACCTTTCCACTCAACTGCTTTGGCCCATACCTGGTCAAAATTGGGAGAAGAAATGAGAAACGCTGGGGACTAATCTTCAAATGTCTTACAACTAAGGCAGTACACATTGAGCTCCTCAATTCAATGGATGTAGATGCCTTCCTTCTTGCGCTCCGCCGGTTCATAGCCAGAAGAGGTAAACCACACGAGATCCGTTCGGATTGTGGCACCAATTTCCGGGGAGCTGACAGAGAATTACGGGAAGCTTTCTCAATTATGGAGCCAGAACTCAAAGTTCAGCTTTCAGACTATCAAATTAGCTTCATGTTCAATCCACCTAGTGCTCCACACTTTGGCGGAATATGGGAGCGTGAAGTCCGTTCCATAAAGAATGCTCTCCAGGTGGCTCTCGGAACGCAAGCTGTCACAGAAGATGTTCTGTCCACAGTCCTAGTGGAAGTAGAAGGGATCCTCAATTCGAAACCATTAGGATATGCCTCATCAGATGTTGCTGACATGGATCCGATTACTCCTAATATTCTCCTTATGGGGCGGCGGGATGCATCGCTGCCTCAGGTGGCATACGCTCCAGGAGACATGGGGCGGCGGCGATGGCGGCACTGTCAGAACATGGTGGACCAGTTCTGGATTCACTTCACTAGAAACTACTTGCCTACGCTCCAGACCCGACAGAAGTGGCATAAGGCTTCAAAGAACCTGGAAGTTGACTCTGTCGTACTGATTGTGGATCCGCAGCTCCCAAGAGCTCAGTGGCCCATAGGCAGAGTTCGAAAGACATTGCCCAGTAGTGATGGATGTGTGCGGACTGCTGAAATCGTCGTTAATGGTAAAGTTTACACCAGACCAGTTGCCCGCCTGATAGAGTTACCTGCTTTAGAAGGTAATACCAAAGACATTTAG